In Paenibacillus dendritiformis, the DNA window CTCGTACCTGTCTTTTTCGATAAAATCCACGATGGTGACAACCGAGTAACACACGATAATGATGATGGCCAACCGAATTGCGACTGTCGAATTCATGTCGAGGACAGGACCTCCCTTCCATAGGGATCGGAATCGGTGCAACGGCGGTTATCCCGATTGCCGCCGGAACTGGCTCTGCACCAAGCCGTGATAGAAGCCCTGCTGCCGCAGCAGCGACTCGTGGCTTCCCTGCTCGATGATGCGCCCGTCCTCCAGCACGAGGATGCAATCCGCCTGCTGAATCGTATTGAGGCGGTGCGCGATAACGATGCTCGTTCGCCCCTCCATCAGCCGGTACAGCGCGTCCTGTATCTTCATCTCCGTAATCGTGTCGATGCTGCTGGTCGCTTCGTCCAAGATGAGAATGGCCGGATCCGCCAGCACCGCCCGCGCGATCGACAGCAGCTGCTTCTGGCCCTGGCTGATGCCGCTGCCGTCCTGGCTCAGCTCCGTCTCGTACCCCTGCGGCAGCTTCCTGATAAATGAATGGGCGTTCGCCAGCCGCGCGGCCTGCTCGACCTCCTCGTCGGTGGCGTCCAATCGGCCATAGCGGATATTGTCGCGAATGGTGCCCTGGAACAGGAAGGAATCCTGCAGCACGAAGCCCATATGGCTGCGCAGATTTTTGCGGTCTATGTCGGACAGCTCGACGCCGTCGAGATAGATCTGGCCGCTGTCATAGTCATAGAAGCGGCTGAGCAGTTGGGTAATCGTCGTCTTGCCCGCTCCGGTCGGCCCGACCAGAGCAACTGTCTGGCCGGGCTCCGCCCGGAAGGAGACGTCCCTCAAGGTGCGCCCGTCCTTCTCGTAGGCGAACGAGACATCCACGAACTCGATCTCGCCGCGCACCCGCTCCAGCCGGATCGCATCCTGCTCATCCTGCCCCTCCTCGCGCTCCTCCAGCACTTCAAAGACCCGCTCCGCCCCGGCAATCGCGGACAGGAAGGTATTGAACTGGTTCGCCAGATCGTTCAGCGGCCGGGTGAATTGCCGCGCGTACTCGGAGAAGGTCACGATGACCCCGATCGAGATGAGCCCATGGAGCGCCAACAGGCCGCCCGCTCCCGCGATGATGGCGAAGCTCATATTGTTCAGCACGTTCATCAGCTTCGGAATGAAGCCTGAATACGTCTGGGCCCAATACCCGGAAGCCTTCAACCGTTCGCTCTTCTCGGCGAACTCTTGAATGACCTTCTGCTCCTGCGAGAAGCTCTTCACGATCTTCTGCCCCGAGAACGTTTCCTCGATGAACCCGTTCATCTCCCCGAGATTGCGCTGCTGCTCCTTGAAAAACCGTCCGGTCCGTCGCGTAATCCATTTCATGCCGAGAAACATAAGCGGCACGATCGTCAACGTGATCAGCGTCAGCAGCGGGCTCAGCCACAGCATCAAGGTCAGCATGCCGACAAAGGTCAGAATGCTGGAGGACAGCTGAATGAACGAGCTGTTCAGCGTCTGGCTCACATTGTCGATATCGTTCGTAATCCGGCTCATCAGCTCGCCATACTGCCGCTTCGTATAGAACTCCACCGGCAGCGTGTGGAGCTTCCCGAACAGGTCGGAGCGCATCGCATAGACCGCCTTCTGGGCGACGCCGATCATCCAGTAGTTCTGCAGGAAGAGCGCGGCCGAATACAGCAGGTACACGACGCCGAGCAGGACGAGGAGCAGCAGAAAGTTGCCGCCTTCCTGCGTCTTGATATGATAGTCGATCGCATACCCGACCAGGAAGGGACCGAGCAAGCCAAGCCCCGACGTCAGCAATACCATAAGGAAAATAAGGGCCAGCAGTCCTGTGTGGCCGGACATGTAACGCCATATGCGCAGCAGGGTGCCTGACCAGTCCTTGGCCCGCGGCTTCTTCTTCGAAGGATCGCCGGCTGCCGCTCTGCCTCCCGCCCGGTCCGCAGCGGCCATGCCGGGCTTCTCCGGCAGCTTCAGTCTCAGCATGGAACCCCCTCCCCTCGCTCGAACTGAGACTGCACGATGCGCCGATACAGCTCGCTGCGGCGCATCAGCTCGTCATGGCTTCCCTGATCCAAAATGCGTCCGTCATCGATGAGAATAACGGCATCCGCCTGGAGAGCGGTGCTGATTTTCTGCGTAATAATCAATGTCGTGCAAGGATAAGCCCCCAATGCCTCCAGCAGCCGCGCCTCGGTCTTCACATCCAGCGCGCTCGTGCTGTCATCCAGCAGGAGCAGCTTCGGCTTCCGTGTTAGCGCCCGGGCAATCGACAGCCGCTGCTTCTGTCCACCGGAGAGATTGATCCCCTTCTGCCCGAGCATCGTGTCATATTGGCGGGGAAGCTTCATAATCGTGTCATGAATCTGGGCGCGCTGTGCCGCCTCCATGACCTCGTCATCGGAGGCATCCTGCTTGCCCCAGCGGATATTGTCCTTCACCGTGCCGCTGAACAGCATGACCTCCTGCGGCACATAACCGATGTGGCGGCGGAGTTGCTCCATCGTCATGCGGCGGACGTCCATTCCGTCCAGCAGGACGCGTCCCTCGCTGACATCGTACAGCCGGGGAATCAGCTGGAACAGGGATGATTTCCCGGAGCCGGTCGCTCCCATGATCGCTATCGTCTCGCCCGAGCGTACCGTGAACGACACGTCCTGCAGCACAGGTGCCTCGGTGTCCGGATAGCGGAAAGTGACGTTCTGGAATTCCACGCGGCCTTCGCTTACCGCCGCATCCGGATCGGCATCGGCCGCATCCGTCACGTCGACCTCGCTCTGCAGCACATCGGCTATCCGCTGGGCGGACGCTTTGGCGCGCGACAGATTCATCATAATCATGGAGACCATCGACAGCGCTCCCGTAATCCGCGTCGTATAATTGACGATGGCCACGACTTCGCCGAGGTCAGTGCTGCCGCTCTGCACGCCCAGCCCGCCATACCACAGCACGAACAGGATGCTTCCGTTCATCAGCAGCAGGAGGATCGGAACCGTAAACTCAATCAGGCGCAGCGCGGCGACCGTCCGATCCATCAGCCGCCCGTTCGCCTCCTCGAACCGTTCGACTTCATGCTTGTCGCGAACGAACGCCTTGATGAGCCGCATGCCGAACAGGTTCTCGCGCAGCACCCCATTCACCCGGTCCAGGCGATCCTGCACCGAGCGGAACAGGAGGAACGCCTTATTCATCAGCCAGACGAGCAAGATGAACAGCACCGGCGTGACGACGGCCAGAATCAGCGCCAGCCTGAAGTTGACCAGAAGCGCCATCACGAGGCCGCCAATCATCATTAGCGGCGCCCTCATCATGATGCGCAATCCCATGAACACGACATTCTGCATCGTCGTCACGTCCGACGTCACCCGCGTAATCAGCGTCGCCGTCGGGAAGCGGCTGAAATTGGAAAACGAGAAGGACTGAATTTTCTCGAACAGGTGCTTCCGGATATCATAGCCGAAGTTCTGGCTGACATGCGCCGCATAGTACGAGTTGACGATGCCGCATACGAAGCCGAACAACGCCAAGCCGACCATCAGTCCTCCCCACTTCATAACCGCGGGAAGATGATGGGCGACAATCCCTTCATTAATAATTCGAGCCATGAGCAGCGGGAGCCACAGATCCACGATCAGCTCCACCAGCATGAGCGCAAGCGCGAAGCTCATCGGCCCCCGATAGGGCCGCAGAAATGATAGTATTTTTCTCATGTACACTCTCCTTCCCAAGCCGGGACGGAATCGCCATGCTGCGCGAAGCAGTCCTGAGGCGGTTCCTGTACCCCGCCTGCGGCAAGCGCTTCCATCCCGACAGTTGACAAGCCCTCGCCTAGGCCTGCCATTGCCTTCCGTATCATATGAAGCCGCCATGCGGGCGCGGAACGATACCCGTATGCCGCACAACCGTATGCTGGCTCGTTATCGTACACTCATTCTAGCATAGATTGGGAATTGCGCTCGACAATATGTGAAGGTTTGCATAAGATTGGGTTATTTTTTCTTGATGCAGCAGGAGGATTGGACAACAACGAATGATGACACGTATTTCCCTTCGAACCAGCCGCATCGGGCGCCGGGCCGCCCTGGTCTCGCCTTGACGGCGCTCACGCTCGGCGAGGCGGTATACGGCTTCCTGCCGACGTGGCAATGGATGATGACGGCGGTTCCCGTGACTGTTCCTCCCGCCGGGAGAGGCCGGGCTTTTGCTGGGCCGGCAGCCGCTCCGTTTTCCAATTTCACTTTTTCTTCGCCTGATAGAGCAGGATTGCCGAACCCAACTTTTCCAAGCCGCCTACCGATGCGGTCTACCCCCCACACTCTTCTCTCTTCTCTAGCATACTACTGTGACAGGATACAAGAAGACAGGCTGTCTCTCGATAACGGAATGATGGAAAGCGGCAGCCTCGCCGTCCCGCCACGCATATGCAGAAGGAGAGGATGAGATTGAAGCGAAAATCGATTCGGCAGCTGTTGAACGGCTACAAGAACAAGCG includes these proteins:
- a CDS encoding ABC transporter ATP-binding protein is translated as MRKILSFLRPYRGPMSFALALMLVELIVDLWLPLLMARIINEGIVAHHLPAVMKWGGLMVGLALFGFVCGIVNSYYAAHVSQNFGYDIRKHLFEKIQSFSFSNFSRFPTATLITRVTSDVTTMQNVVFMGLRIMMRAPLMMIGGLVMALLVNFRLALILAVVTPVLFILLVWLMNKAFLLFRSVQDRLDRVNGVLRENLFGMRLIKAFVRDKHEVERFEEANGRLMDRTVAALRLIEFTVPILLLLMNGSILFVLWYGGLGVQSGSTDLGEVVAIVNYTTRITGALSMVSMIMMNLSRAKASAQRIADVLQSEVDVTDAADADPDAAVSEGRVEFQNVTFRYPDTEAPVLQDVSFTVRSGETIAIMGATGSGKSSLFQLIPRLYDVSEGRVLLDGMDVRRMTMEQLRRHIGYVPQEVMLFSGTVKDNIRWGKQDASDDEVMEAAQRAQIHDTIMKLPRQYDTMLGQKGINLSGGQKQRLSIARALTRKPKLLLLDDSTSALDVKTEARLLEALGAYPCTTLIITQKISTALQADAVILIDDGRILDQGSHDELMRRSELYRRIVQSQFERGEGVPC
- a CDS encoding ABC transporter ATP-binding protein, which encodes MLRLKLPEKPGMAAADRAGGRAAAGDPSKKKPRAKDWSGTLLRIWRYMSGHTGLLALIFLMVLLTSGLGLLGPFLVGYAIDYHIKTQEGGNFLLLLVLLGVVYLLYSAALFLQNYWMIGVAQKAVYAMRSDLFGKLHTLPVEFYTKRQYGELMSRITNDIDNVSQTLNSSFIQLSSSILTFVGMLTLMLWLSPLLTLITLTIVPLMFLGMKWITRRTGRFFKEQQRNLGEMNGFIEETFSGQKIVKSFSQEQKVIQEFAEKSERLKASGYWAQTYSGFIPKLMNVLNNMSFAIIAGAGGLLALHGLISIGVIVTFSEYARQFTRPLNDLANQFNTFLSAIAGAERVFEVLEEREEGQDEQDAIRLERVRGEIEFVDVSFAYEKDGRTLRDVSFRAEPGQTVALVGPTGAGKTTITQLLSRFYDYDSGQIYLDGVELSDIDRKNLRSHMGFVLQDSFLFQGTIRDNIRYGRLDATDEEVEQAARLANAHSFIRKLPQGYETELSQDGSGISQGQKQLLSIARAVLADPAILILDEATSSIDTITEMKIQDALYRLMEGRTSIVIAHRLNTIQQADCILVLEDGRIIEQGSHESLLRQQGFYHGLVQSQFRRQSG